One Cyanobacterium sp. T60_A2020_053 DNA window includes the following coding sequences:
- a CDS encoding XisH family protein: MPKKDKYHDQVKNALIKDGWIVIADPYQIKYKDAQLFADLALEKPIALKKDHNKIIVEIKSFLSPSPMKDFEMALGQYILYRNLINLTEPEYKIFLAIKDTIYQNFFLRDSIQDVLKINQLFLIVVDVEKEVVLQWIN, encoded by the coding sequence ACCATGATCAAGTAAAAAATGCTTTAATAAAAGATGGTTGGATTGTCATAGCTGATCCTTATCAAATTAAATATAAAGATGCTCAGTTATTTGCAGATTTAGCACTAGAAAAGCCTATTGCACTCAAAAAAGACCATAATAAAATAATAGTAGAAATTAAAAGTTTTTTGAGTCCTTCACCCATGAAAGATTTTGAAATGGCTTTAGGACAATACATTTTGTATCGCAATTTAATCAATTTAACTGAACCTGAATACAAAATCTTTTTAGCTATAAAAGATACTATTTATCAAAACTTTTTTCTGAGAGATTCTATTCAGGATGTACTGAAAATAAACCAATTATTTTTAATTGTTGTTGATGTGGAAAAAGAGGTAGTTTTACAATGGATAAATTAG
- a CDS encoding XisI protein, with protein MDKLAKYRNIIKKTLTEYHEWVSGSSNLQQESCLVFDEIHDQYFWLFMGWEGKKKFRNIQVHIRIKNQKIYIEEDWTEEGIATELLNEDVSKNDIVLAFHDPETRQYTDFAVA; from the coding sequence ATGGATAAATTAGCAAAATATCGAAATATAATTAAAAAAACGTTGACAGAATACCATGAATGGGTATCTGGATCAAGTAATTTGCAACAAGAAAGTTGTCTTGTTTTTGATGAGATTCATGATCAATATTTTTGGCTTTTTATGGGTTGGGAAGGCAAGAAAAAGTTTAGAAATATTCAAGTTCATATCCGCATAAAAAATCAGAAAATTTATATCGAAGAAGATTGGACAGAAGAAGGTATTGCCACAGAATTATTAAATGAAGATGTCTCTAAAAATGATATTGTCTTAGCTTTTCATGATCCAGAAACTCGTCAATATACTGACTTTGCAGTGGCTTAA
- a CDS encoding pentapeptide repeat-containing protein — MLSKIINLSLAFILTFVTIINPVWALDYTKRDLFEADFSGQDLSGSTFNKANLRSSNLSHANLQRVSFFGANMDSANLEGADLTNAVLDSARLTRANLENAILEGAFATNTKFEKATVKGADFTDVILRPDVEEILCAMAEGTNPVTGRNTRDTLFCP, encoded by the coding sequence ATGCTATCAAAAATAATTAATTTAAGTTTAGCTTTTATACTGACATTTGTAACTATTATTAATCCTGTTTGGGCATTAGATTACACCAAAAGAGATTTATTTGAAGCCGATTTTTCAGGGCAAGATTTAAGCGGTTCAACTTTTAATAAAGCCAATTTACGCAGTAGTAATTTAAGTCATGCTAACTTACAAAGAGTTAGTTTTTTTGGTGCAAATATGGATTCTGCTAATTTGGAGGGCGCCGATTTAACCAATGCCGTTTTAGATTCGGCTCGATTGACCAGGGCAAATTTAGAAAATGCTATCTTAGAAGGAGCATTTGCCACTAACACCAAGTTTGAAAAAGCTACGGTGAAGGGCGCTGATTTCACAGATGTTATTTTGCGCCCTGATGTGGAAGAAATATTATGCGCTATGGCAGAAGGCACCAACCCTGTTACCGGCAGAAATACCCGTGATACTTTATTTTGTCCTTAA